In the genome of Raphanus sativus cultivar WK10039 chromosome 9, ASM80110v3, whole genome shotgun sequence, the window GAAATGTAATGGGGTAAAACATAGGAGTACGATGTCTTAAATAACAAACCGTTAAAACACACAGAAAAACAAGTGAAAAATGATGGGCACGATCACCAAACCATAAAAACTCATATCTCTATGCTATATctccaaatttaaaatttaaaaccctagtctctccttctctctctccctctctccctatATATGCTTTTCTCTCTCTAGGTCGGCTGCTGCTCACCTAATTAACAGACCATACACAAGCACCTTCTATCATCACTTTTTTGTCACGAAAATTTCAATGTGTTATACACAAAATTAATTGATTGTTTCCCCAAAAGGGCACATACACATGCTGATGCCTCATCAATGGAGGTAAAATTAGCTTTTCTTGTTTTAACATTTCTAGAAATGATTTGTCTTTGTTTCCACATCTATTTATAGGGAGGCATCACTTTCTTAGTTCTATCTTCGAGGGTTGACACTATATCAACATTTTCTTATCAATTTCTTTCTATATTATTCGGAGTGTAGATTAATCTCGGCTTTAAATCATATACACATATTACAAACAGCACCTTAGggtgttaccaaaaaaaaaaacagcaccTTAGGAaagtgaaaagaagaaaaagtggTGGAGAAAATCTATACGCCTGCTTTCTGGAGAATATTTAATCACGACTATATAATATGCATGCTTATGAAATGATAACATTAATAGCTAGAGTTGTCTTAGAAAAAAAACCATTATAGCTATAGATAGAGATTGCTTTGCCTCGCTTATAGGcatataaatttagttttaaaaaaattattgaaaattacTCATTTTTAAAAGACATCGTGGAGTCAATACCCCACGAAAGTAAATTTGTGTCACTAGtcttttttttcacaaaatgcAAGCGCTATCTTTCAAAATTGGCAAGCTAATGACAAGAATACAAACTAATAGATTAACAGCATAGCTTCAGATGTCATTAAACGGTAAGCTAATAGCAATGATCctgattttttgtttaataacaaggaatttcttcactttgttgctttttaaaactttttctATGTCGTTTGCAAACCGTTTTATCTTCATAATTTTCAGTTGTGTGTATTTGTGAGTTGGCGcatagaaaaaatagaaaaaatattgtCTCAGATGATTTCAAGATTAAAAAATTCTATGGATTATTAGAGAcatgaagataaaaaaaaggATTCAAATAAAGATGATCTGAGCTAGAATGGTGTCTTCATGGGTTGTTAGAGATTGATAGAGAGATAATATCTTCATTCCATCAAATGACTCAATCCCTCTAATGGTCACTAGTCACATGATTGTTTAAATGACAAAAGTAAACAGCGAATAAAAATCTCTCCTACGGCATGTATCCATCCTAATACTATGAGAAATGGACTCAGTCCCTCCAATGAGCCCAAATCAACTGATTTTTTAGATGGAAAATataaggggggtgtattcaactgagagtttcaggtgatttgcattaaaatgacaaatccactgttattcaaacatgaattttaaaaactcatttaaaatccactgttattgaacttgacatttcgtaaagtactctgaaatccactgttattgaaaatattttaagttgtgagattttaaagttttgaggtgattttagggtgtttgggtggagtttcttagttaaaaaaaataaaactcaaatcccattgttttaggtgatattctagagtagtttaacaaaaatcacctaaatctctacaacttattaaaatcatctaaaactccattaaaaaacaaatcacatcaaatgctaaattgaatacatccccctaagcatcaaaataaaacaagaaatcATCTCAAATCTCTATAGCGTATATCCACGatgaaatttctaattttaacCGCTCTAGCATTTTGAAAAGGAAGTCGTAAAAAAAGAAAGCTTTTCGGATCTCGTGTCCTCTCGACTGTCTTTAACGGTTCTTTCGTCATAATAGGTATAACTTGGATTTTGTTTGTTGAAGAACTATGTCTGGTTGGTTTGTTGATGTCGTTAAGACAAAGAAACTAAAGGGAGAGAAAACCCCTACTCGAACTTGGCCGCTGCGAATGAGAACACAAACCCGATGgtacgaagaagaagaatctatGTCACTCTGTTAGTTGGTGTAATTAGGATGACTATTTCGTTTTTGATTGAAATAAATGGTAGTGATTGATGTTTAGTGAGTAACTGGACTAAAACTAGTCTGATGTGTATCCTTTTTCCCATTGTATGACTGTGGCAGAATTTTAACCCTCTGCTCAATAGCTTAGAGATCTCATTAATTGAATTGGAAAAACTAGTTAATGCTAGAGAACAAGAAAAGGGAGAGTGGACGAAGGCGTTAGACATGAGAGAACAAGATGGAGATGCGGAGAACAAGATGAAGGCGTTAGACATGAGAATCACTGCATTGGAAGCTTATGTCGAGAAAGTAGGTGAAGACATGAGAATCTTCGATCTCATCACTCATTTGTTAAATCTTTAATTGCAGCTTCAAGCAGGTCTTGACCTCGTTTGAGactttggggtttggggtttaaaAGTGTAAAATGTATATAACTTAAGAAGTTTGGGGTTTGCGGTTTTGTTTTAATGTTAAACAAGTTTGAGACATTGGGTTTTGGGGTTTAGAAGTGTAAAATGTATATAACTTAAGAAGTTTGGGATTTGGGGTTTGAGGTTTAGGATATAAACATGTATCGTATCTATATCGTCGTAACTCCAAAATGCGGGTCGCCTttaaatcgtcgtaaagacctgTCGTCCCAAAACAATAGTAATTTACCTTCTACATTACGAAGGTTTGTAAAGACACAGATCGTCCCTAATTCGTAGTAACTTTACTTCTACATTACAACGACAATTACTTCTAAAAATATGCACAACTTTCTCATTCAAAGATgcacaataacaaaaaaaactataaaatagtttagaaaGTTGAAGGCAGTGCACCGTCACCAGAGTAGTTCTTATCAACTATGCATAGCTTTTATTTAGTTACAAAAGTCGAGAAAATACTATGCGGGGTTGATAAGAACGGTTCAGGTGACAATGAACTCCcttcagttttctttttaaaatagaacCTACATCTAATTTATAACGATTTCAAAAATGAGGGTCGTCTCAAAATTGTTGTAATGACGAAAATGCGCTTCGTCCCAAAATCGATGTAATGTCCAAAAACGTGCGTCGTCCCAATCACGTCGTAAATTTACATCTAGTTTACGACGAAtcttaatttctaaaaacaCTGGTCGTCCTAAAATCGTCGTAATTTACTTCTGTTTTATGATGAAACCTTATTTCTAAAAACACGGGTCGTCCTAAAATCGTCGTAATTTGCTTCTGTTTTACGAATATaccaaaaaactatatatatctGAAACCAGCGATCCGACACGATggcccatctctctctctctctctctctctctctctctctctctaggtaCGAATCTTTTTTTAGTTTAGGTGATTTGTTTATAGGATTGAATTAGATTAAGTTTGAGTTAGTTTAAGTGGTTAGTTTAGAACTGAATTAGATTAGACTTGAGTTAGATTAAGTAGTTAGTTTATtgaattagtttttattaattttgtttgttcaaataataatataaatcagTTTGTTTTGTAAACATATTCATCGATATGTCTGCTCTTGGTAGAAAGAGAACATACCCACTTATGGGAATATATTCTTCGGTGGGCAGTATGATCCGTCATCTTCTAGCTCGGGAACTGCAACCGACCAAGATTTTGTCCCTGAGAACCAATTTCATGGAAGATCACCGCGGACGACGTTTCAGCAGTCCATGCCTTTTCCCCCATCGTTTATACCTCCTCCTCCACCGTATGTTACTCCTCCACAACACCCACAGCTTCCTCCGCAGCCTCAGCCACCTCTTCCAGATGCTGTCCCACCTCCTCTTGCTGGTGCTACTCCATCACCTGCTGCTGCTCCGGGATGTCTACATCCCGATTTGATGGTGCCATCGGATGCTCCGTATGCTAAATTTACGGTCGAGGATCTCCTCCAGATGCCCGATCGCGAAGGTTTACCCATCATCGACCCCGATCAGCCACCAAACACTTAttggtaatttttaatatatttgtaattatttaatatttagtttatatatattcatttatatagtcaattatatatcaaatttaatttttcgtCAATTTTTCAGGTTTAAGACGGACAATTGCCTTGCATGATCCGTTTCAGACCATCAAATCATATTTTCCTGAGGCGAATCCGAATTGGAGTCTTATACTGGAATACATCCTGAGGACTTGGTTCAAGTATTTTGCAGTATGTTTTAGTTCTAAAGTTTattttatctcttttattttctaatttattttattaccaTTATTAATAACTTCTTTTCATCATAAATTGCGTCAACGAGCAAGGGAAGAATGGGTTCAACGAAAAGGCAATGCTCCTCCTTAAGAACAACGTTTCCGACTGCCAAGAGAAGTGGAAGTATCATGGAGATGCTGCAAAACCCACTTTCATCAGCTTGAAGGTTTGGACAGACCTGAAGACCTACTGGATTACGCGCATAATGAGAACGCGCATAATTAATCTTAACTTTGGTTGTATAGGCGGAGGAGGAAGGAGAACCACCATCACTTGCCCGACTTTACAAGAAGACGCACCAAAATGTGGACATTCGTGGATGCTCGGGCAGAAAGGATCCACATTAATGTGGAGGCTCGGATCTAGGAGGTCCAGACCCAGTTGTCGCAACAAAATTCAGATGGCGCACCAGTTCAGTTGTCAACCGTAGAACATGACAAATTTTTTGaacatgtaatatatttttatatataattaattctaatatgttttaattttatatacattaattttaatactaacatataatcaaataaattaattaattataataattgttCCGAAGAAAAGGGGACGGATGGTCGGGATCGGTTCTGTGAATGATGTTCCTAGAGCGAGAGCAGGTCACACTGCTGCAAGGCACGAAAATGCTCAGCTACGGGCAGATTTGACGACAGCCAACACCGTCATAGAAGAGAACATGACCCAGATTATGGCCATGGCAACGATGTTTGATCTCATGGCGGAGTCAAACCCGAAGCTTGAGCATATGTGGCAGGAGATTCGTCCGACCATAAACCCGCCCAACCGGACTTCAGAAAGGAGGAGGAATTAGAGTGAGCAccgtagtttttttttctcggtTTGTatgaatattataatattttaatatattagatttttatttttaattttcaaagtttaataattttttaaattttatgaattttacattaaaacaaaaataattcttttcaaaaaataataaaaaatcactaCCGACGTAAACTGGTCATAAATATTATGACTAGTATACAACGAATATGATTGTAAATGATTCGTAAATATTATGACCTATTAACATCGACATTGATGCAAAATTACTTGTAATTATTTACGACACTTCTACGACCCTTTAACGATGATATGTTACGACCATTTGACGACTTGTTAGTAGACATAactttatatctattttatgaCGAAATTGTTTACGACGATACAAAGACTTATTCCTGTCATCGTAACTTTACGACGATTAAAACGTTACGACGAGCTACTAACGACAATTCTGTAATCGACGAGAAATCGTCGTTAAAATATAGATTTAACTTAAtgttattgttttgtttcttaattaagaataatttttgttttttgaagtTTTCTCTGTTTTAAAGCTATTTTAGTGTTTTTGGATATGCATATTATTCTTGAGGACATTTTTGGAACCACTTTTAGACTCTTCAATACAGATATCCTTGTTTAATTAAAtagtttcttttataaaattcaaaaaaaaacaaagactaAACCATTGTTaaagtattaatatttttattattaagaaATTAAAGTGGATGCCTCCATCATTGTAAGTGCTTTTAGAGAAGCCCCAACGAACATATATTGATAGTATCTgatctattaaaaattaaaaattatgaaaaaggaaagaaaagttTAACAGTATCTTAAGCTGTCGCATTTTAGATACTTTTTGAAGAGAGAATGTACAGTtgatcaaaacaaaacagaaaaataaaaattaaattgaaaactgaattattattgaaatattatattgttaccACTAAAAACTCCAAACT includes:
- the LOC130500045 gene encoding uncharacterized protein LOC130500045, giving the protein MSGWFVDVVKTKKLKGEKTPTRTWPLRMRTQTRWYEEEESMSLFNAREQEKGEWTKALDMREQDGDAENKMKALDMRITALEAYVEKKENIPTYGNIFFGGQYDPSSSSSGTATDQDFVPENQFHGRSPRTTFQQSMPFPPSFIPPPPPYVTPPQHPQLPPQPQPPLPDAVPPPLAGATPSPAAAPGCLHPDLMVPSDAPYAKFTVEDLLQMPDREGLRRTIALHDPFQTIKSYFPEANPNWSLILEYILRTWFKYFAQGKNGFNEKAMLLLKNNVSDCQEKWKYHGDAAKPTFISLKAEEEGEPPSLARLYKKTHQNVDIRGCSGRKDPH